The Lepus europaeus isolate LE1 chromosome 21, mLepTim1.pri, whole genome shotgun sequence genome has a window encoding:
- the AQP8 gene encoding aquaporin-8, protein MSDEATMGNSELGGGRVKELTLGSRYQESWYERFVQPCLVELLGSALFIFIGCLSVIENGPDTGRLQPALAHGLALGLVIATLGNISGGHFNPAVSLAAMLIGGLNLLMLLPYWISQLCGGLIGAALAKAVSPEERFWNATGAAFVTVQEHGQMVRALGAEIIMTTLLALAVCMGAINEKTRGPLAPFSIGFSVVVDILAGGAVSGACMNPARAFGPAVIANHWSFHWIYWVGPLLGGLLVGVLIRFVIGDGKTRLILKGR, encoded by the exons ATGTCTGACGAG GCAACCATGGGTAACTCTGAGCTTGGCGGTGGCAGGGTGAAGGAGCTGACCCTAGGCAGCAGGTATCAGGAGTCCTGGTACGAGCGGTTCGTGCAGCCCTGTCTGGTGGAGCTGTTGGGCTCGGCTCTCTTCATCTTCATCGGGTGCTTGTCGGTCATCGAGAACGGGCCGGACACAGGGCGGCTGCAGCCCGCCCTGGCCCACGGGCTGGCCTTGGGGCTTGTCATCGCCACGCTGGGGAACATCAG TGGCGGGCACTTCAACCCTGCGGTGTCCCTGGCGGCCATGCTGATCGGAGGCCTCAACCTGCTGATGCTCCTTCCCTACTGGATCTCGCAGCTGTGCGGGGGGCTGATTGGGGCCGCCCTGGCCAAG GCTGTGAGTCCGGAGGAGAGGTTCTGGAATGCCACGGGGGCGGCCTTTGTGACGGTCCAGGAGCATGGGCAGATGGTGAGGGCGCTGGGGGCGGAGATCATCATGACGACactgctggccctggctgtgtgcaTGGGCGCCATCAACGAGAAGACGCGAGGCCCCCTGGCCCCGTTCTCCATCGGCTTCTCCGTCGTCGTGGATATCCTGGCGGG GGGTGCTGTGTCGGGAGCCTGCATGAACCCTGCTCGTGCCTTTGGACCTGCTGTGATAGCTAACCACTGGAGCTTCCACTGGATCTACTGGGTGGGCCCTCTGCTGGGCGGCCTGCTTGTTGGAGTGCTCATCAG gtTTGTCATTGGAGATGGGAAAACCCGCCTGATCCTCAAGGGACGGTGA